In Streptomyces pluripotens, the genomic window GAAGACCGCCGCCGGAAAGCCGGTCGCCAACCAGGACCTGGTGGTCCGTATCGATGGACTCCTCGACGGCCGTGCCGTCGACTTTCGCTACGTTCCCGCTCATCAGGCCGACGGTGACCCGCTGAACGACTTCGCCGACCGAGCCGCCAGCCAGGCTGCCTCCGTCCAGGAGGCGGCCGGCAGTTCCCTTGGTTCCCCCGAACCTCCCGCGTCACCCGACACCCCCAAGGCGGGGCCCCCGCGCCGGAAGGCGCCCCGCCGCAGTGGCGGCGGAGCGTCCTCCCGCACCATCAAGGCGAAGTTTGCGGGCCGCTGCCTGTGCGGCCGCTCCTATGCGGCAGGCGAGTCCATCGCCAAGAACGCACAGGGCTGGGGTCACCCGGAGTGCCGCTCCGCCGAGGCCTGATCAGGTGTCGAACGTGTAGAACCCGGTGTGATCCAGCAGGTCCGCCGGACGTACGTCGTTCCACGGCTTCATCGTCTCGTCCAGGTCCACGACGTCCGGTGTGCCACCCGTCGGCACGTACCCGGAGCGAGGGTGCCGGCGCTGCCACTGGGCCCACAGCTTGTCCACGTAGGCGTGGTGCAGCCAGAACACCGGGTCGTTGGGGGAGACGCCGGTGGCCATGTGCCCGCCCACCCACACATGGACCCGGTTGTGCAGGTTGACCCCGCGCCAGCCCTCCAGGTGATTGCGGAATCCGTCCGAGGCGCTGTTGTACGGTGCCATGTCG contains:
- a CDS encoding ribonuclease H family protein encodes the protein MIVRMRERVVAACDGASKGNPGPAGWAWVVSEGDERTPARWEAGPLGRATNNVAELTALERLLAAVDPDVPLEIRMDSQYAMKAVTTWLPGWKRNGWKTAAGKPVANQDLVVRIDGLLDGRAVDFRYVPAHQADGDPLNDFADRAASQAASVQEAAGSSLGSPEPPASPDTPKAGPPRRKAPRRSGGGASSRTIKAKFAGRCLCGRSYAAGESIAKNAQGWGHPECRSAEA